One genomic region from Croceicoccus sp. YJ47 encodes:
- a CDS encoding transposase, protein MAARSHFDNPARREWWSVHVEAWQRSGLSRRKYCRAHKLTETTFARWIDVLTDAKTARIRVERAAAERRAKRSRKGGKLTRDRRNQAAQAYWAMHVEALEWSGMTVREYAAALSISQHSLRRWRDLLADQEVPVDWRARLHPSARPQIGSAASPRTKGELSPNNLHADAVPGLTEGALRGSEQADRVQRRSFSENEKRAIAMQTLEPHVTVSQVARRHGIATSLLFRWRAQLGLGAGEQVRLVTVRVEENVR, encoded by the coding sequence ATGGCTGCTCGTTCCCATTTTGATAATCCGGCGCGGCGTGAGTGGTGGTCGGTGCATGTCGAGGCGTGGCAGCGCAGCGGACTGTCGCGGCGCAAATACTGCCGGGCTCACAAGCTGACCGAGACGACTTTCGCGCGCTGGATCGATGTGCTGACCGACGCAAAAACGGCTAGAATCCGTGTCGAACGCGCAGCTGCCGAGCGGCGGGCGAAGCGCAGCCGCAAGGGCGGCAAGCTGACGAGAGACCGCCGCAATCAGGCAGCGCAGGCGTACTGGGCGATGCATGTCGAGGCGCTCGAATGGAGCGGGATGACGGTGCGCGAGTATGCCGCCGCGTTGTCGATCTCGCAGCACAGCCTGCGCAGATGGCGCGATCTGCTGGCCGATCAGGAGGTGCCGGTCGACTGGCGCGCGCGGCTGCATCCGAGCGCCAGGCCGCAAATAGGCAGCGCTGCTAGTCCTAGGACTAAGGGCGAGCTTAGTCCTAATAATCTGCATGCAGATGCAGTTCCGGGGTTGACCGAAGGCGCTTTGCGTGGGTCCGAACAGGCAGACCGGGTGCAGCGGCGCAGCTTCAGTGAGAACGAGAAGCGCGCGATCGCGATGCAGACGCTCGAGCCTCATGTGACCGTCTCGCAGGTCGCGCGGCGGCACGGGATCGCGACCTCGCTGCTGTTCCGCTGGCGCGCGCAGCTGGGGCTTGGCGCAGGCGAGCAGGTGCGTCTGGTGACGGTGCGGGTTGAGGAGAACGTGCGATGA
- the tnpB gene encoding IS66 family insertion sequence element accessory protein TnpB (TnpB, as the term is used for proteins encoded by IS66 family insertion elements, is considered an accessory protein, since TnpC, encoded by a neighboring gene, is a DDE family transposase.), with amino-acid sequence MMLLPAGTKVHLALGHTDMRKGIDGLATMVQEVLRQDSFSGHLFAFRGRNARIIKILYWDGSGLCLFTKRMEHGGFVWPSVHQVGESVTLSHAQLAMLIEGIDWRRPEQQWRPRKAG; translated from the coding sequence ATGATGCTGCTTCCGGCAGGTACGAAGGTGCATCTGGCGCTGGGCCATACCGACATGCGCAAGGGGATCGATGGTCTTGCGACCATGGTCCAGGAGGTGCTGAGGCAAGACAGCTTCTCGGGTCACCTGTTCGCGTTCCGAGGGCGCAATGCGCGGATCATCAAGATCCTCTACTGGGACGGCAGCGGGCTGTGCCTGTTCACCAAAAGGATGGAGCATGGCGGCTTCGTTTGGCCGAGCGTGCACCAGGTGGGCGAGAGCGTGACGCTCTCCCATGCGCAGCTGGCGATGCTGATCGAGGGGATCGACTGGCGGCGTCCCGAGCAGCAGTGGAGGCCGCGAAAGGCGGGCTGA
- a CDS encoding IS66 family transposase, with protein MRLELDNLPSDVGLLHQLVRDMASLVETRNDEIERLQAIITKLQRMQFGRRSERLDPDQLALGLEDLDADIARIEENGPVIAGDADAVGRRPHRAPLPDHLEREEVVIDAQHEACPCCGGALHSMGESVSEMLDWVPAKLRVIRTTRPKYACRTCGSLVQAPAPERVIAGGLATPALLTQVLVSKYCDHTPLYRQSRIFARHGMELSRSTLGGWVGGACWWLEALHERLCADVFASDHLFADDTPVPVLDPGRGRTKTGRLWVYAREQRGWGGPAPPAAVYLFAPDRKAERPMTHLRGYKGVLHVDGYAGFERLTARGDIVLAACWAHTRRKFYDVHQQTGSPVAEEALRRIADLYAIEAKARGRSPDDRLAWRRSLSAPHLAVFKPWLEAQLAQLARSSTLADAVRYALARWAGLTRFLDDGCIELDTNPVERAIRPVALGRKNHLFAGSDGGGHRWAIICSLIETAKLNKVEPHAWLSDVLTRMADGHPASRLDELLPWNWTLTHQPRT; from the coding sequence ATGCGGCTCGAGCTCGACAATCTGCCGTCCGATGTCGGTCTTCTGCACCAGTTGGTGCGCGACATGGCGTCGCTGGTCGAGACCCGCAATGACGAGATCGAACGCCTTCAGGCGATCATCACCAAGCTCCAAAGGATGCAGTTCGGGCGCCGCTCCGAGCGGCTCGATCCCGACCAGTTGGCGCTCGGTCTGGAAGACCTCGATGCCGATATCGCGCGCATCGAGGAGAACGGTCCGGTCATCGCTGGCGATGCCGATGCGGTCGGACGGCGTCCACACCGCGCGCCGCTGCCCGATCATCTGGAGCGCGAAGAGGTGGTGATCGACGCGCAGCACGAGGCCTGTCCGTGCTGCGGCGGTGCGCTTCATAGTATGGGCGAGAGCGTCTCCGAAATGCTCGACTGGGTGCCGGCAAAGCTGCGCGTGATCCGCACGACGCGTCCCAAATATGCCTGCCGTACATGCGGCAGCCTGGTTCAGGCTCCGGCTCCCGAGCGCGTGATCGCGGGCGGGCTGGCGACACCGGCGCTGCTCACTCAGGTGCTGGTGAGCAAGTACTGCGACCATACCCCGCTCTACCGCCAGTCGCGCATCTTCGCCCGGCACGGGATGGAGCTCTCGCGTTCGACGCTGGGCGGATGGGTCGGTGGTGCATGCTGGTGGCTCGAAGCTCTGCATGAGCGCCTCTGCGCCGATGTGTTCGCTTCCGACCATCTGTTCGCCGACGACACGCCGGTTCCGGTGCTCGATCCGGGACGCGGGCGGACCAAGACCGGGCGCTTGTGGGTCTATGCGCGCGAGCAGCGCGGATGGGGCGGGCCTGCACCGCCCGCGGCGGTTTACCTGTTCGCGCCCGACCGCAAGGCGGAGCGACCGATGACGCATCTGCGCGGATACAAGGGTGTGCTGCACGTCGACGGCTATGCCGGGTTCGAGCGTCTGACCGCGCGCGGAGACATCGTGCTTGCCGCGTGCTGGGCACATACCCGGCGCAAGTTTTACGACGTTCACCAGCAGACCGGCTCGCCGGTGGCCGAAGAAGCGCTGCGGCGTATCGCCGATCTCTACGCGATCGAAGCGAAGGCGCGCGGACGCTCGCCCGACGACCGCCTCGCATGGCGCCGCTCGCTCAGCGCGCCGCATCTGGCAGTGTTCAAGCCCTGGCTCGAAGCGCAACTGGCGCAGCTCGCGCGCAGCAGCACCCTTGCCGATGCGGTCCGCTATGCGCTGGCGCGCTGGGCGGGCCTCACCCGGTTCCTCGACGATGGTTGCATCGAGCTCGACACCAATCCGGTCGAGCGCGCGATCCGTCCGGTCGCGCTCGGACGCAAGAACCACCTGTTCGCAGGCTCCGATGGCGGCGGGCATCGCTGGGCCATCATCTGCTCGCTGATCGAGACCGCAAAGCTCAACAAGGTCGAGCCCCATGCCTGGCTCAGCGATGTCCTGACCCGCATGGCCGACGGTCATCCTGCCAGCCGACTCGACGAACTCCTGCCGTGGAACTGGACGCTCACTCATCAGCCCAGAACCTGA
- a CDS encoding lytic transglycosylase domain-containing protein → MPRPYLLPGLLAAMLAASPAQGFAQSEQFVRPSPRVEIAVHVSEASQQFGIPERWIYAVIRVESAGRVRAVSRAGAMGLMQLMPGTWARQRARFSLGQDPFDPRDNILAGTSYLREMYDRYGAQGFLAAYNSGPGRYEDWLAGRRSLPLETRRYVARIAPLLQSERIFAAAPLQAGNVPPGVLQPSGAARQELDEVAAPGPVANPFARPEQPAHDLFAPVSTACPQ, encoded by the coding sequence GTGCCCCGCCCGTATCTTCTGCCGGGACTCCTGGCCGCCATGCTGGCGGCGAGTCCGGCGCAGGGTTTTGCGCAATCGGAGCAGTTTGTCCGACCTTCCCCGCGCGTCGAGATTGCAGTGCATGTCAGCGAAGCATCGCAGCAATTCGGCATTCCCGAGCGCTGGATCTACGCGGTGATCCGGGTCGAAAGTGCTGGCCGGGTGCGGGCCGTTTCCAGAGCAGGAGCGATGGGTCTCATGCAGCTCATGCCCGGAACCTGGGCGCGGCAGCGCGCCCGGTTCTCGCTTGGGCAAGACCCTTTCGACCCACGCGACAACATTCTGGCCGGTACCTCTTACCTGCGCGAAATGTACGATCGCTACGGCGCGCAAGGTTTCCTCGCTGCATACAATTCGGGTCCGGGACGCTACGAAGACTGGCTTGCCGGACGGCGTTCGCTGCCACTCGAAACACGCCGCTATGTCGCCCGGATTGCGCCCCTGTTGCAGTCCGAGCGCATTTTTGCGGCGGCGCCTCTTCAAGCCGGGAATGTTCCGCCCGGCGTCTTGCAGCCTTCCGGCGCGGCGCGACAAGAGTTGGACGAGGTGGCTGCGCCCGGCCCCGTAGCGAACCCTTTTGCGCGCCCGGAACAGCCCGCGCATGATCTTTTCGCGCCCGTCTCGACGGCTTGCCCTCAATGA
- a CDS encoding DUF736 domain-containing protein produces the protein MTCIGTFTATPDGFEGRLKTLTIDRPLTLVAADPGDTENAPDYRIMAGEGEETYEVGAGWKHVGDRAGSFVTLLIDDPALAGPLRANLFSSDDQSHVLIWSRSARRPAKD, from the coding sequence ATGACCTGTATCGGCACTTTTACAGCTACACCCGACGGCTTCGAGGGGCGGCTGAAAACCCTGACCATCGATAGGCCGCTGACCCTCGTGGCCGCCGACCCCGGCGACACCGAGAACGCCCCGGACTATCGCATCATGGCAGGCGAGGGCGAGGAAACCTACGAAGTGGGCGCAGGCTGGAAGCATGTCGGCGACAGGGCAGGCAGCTTCGTTACGCTCCTCATCGACGACCCAGCGTTGGCGGGGCCCCTGCGCGCGAATCTGTTCAGTTCTGACGACCAGAGCCATGTCCTGATATGGTCGCGCAGCGCGCGCCGCCCGGCAAAGGACTGA
- a CDS encoding S26 family signal peptidase, whose amino-acid sequence MRRRTAFLAGMVAAATLASVAFPLSRLFVWNATASVPIGLYSIGAKTAIQIGDRVAIEPSSRLQRYLASRGYLPAGIPLIKEVAALGGDTVCRHDLLITINGTAAGAARRLDSLGRELPVWEGCRTIAADELFAMNTRVPGSFDGRYFGPVARADVIGRARPVWTDEAGNGNYVLLASLADFPIPNVTEGDAQ is encoded by the coding sequence ATGAGGCGGCGCACCGCCTTTCTGGCAGGGATGGTCGCGGCAGCGACACTAGCCAGCGTTGCATTCCCGCTCTCGCGACTTTTCGTCTGGAACGCGACTGCCAGCGTGCCGATTGGCCTGTACTCTATCGGCGCAAAGACCGCTATTCAGATAGGCGACCGCGTCGCGATCGAACCTTCTTCCAGGCTGCAGCGATACCTCGCCTCGCGCGGTTATCTTCCTGCGGGCATTCCGCTCATCAAGGAGGTCGCGGCGCTTGGCGGGGATACGGTCTGCCGGCACGACCTTCTGATCACAATCAATGGGACGGCTGCGGGAGCGGCGCGTCGGCTCGACAGCCTTGGACGCGAACTGCCGGTCTGGGAAGGGTGCCGAACTATCGCTGCGGATGAACTGTTCGCGATGAACACGCGCGTCCCCGGCAGCTTTGACGGGCGTTATTTCGGGCCTGTCGCACGCGCCGATGTCATCGGGCGGGCGCGGCCCGTCTGGACCGATGAAGCGGGCAACGGAAACTATGTCCTGCTTGCCTCGCTTGCCGACTTTCCCATCCCCAACGTCACTGAAGGAGACGCACAATGA
- a CDS encoding DUF2840 domain-containing protein, with protein MCKSAARASLPPAERVDAGTGEPPLTHVRLVWRGGVQEDWLRFGKPVEERILDRRTRIESYAPGQVFALVRWASNDYGTIRSAFAIARAVSIGDPLTTLPQVDPGAQILLSVKGWPKVRQAFALIDAIEEHGIDPCDVAPDHWRHVHNRLAAGMQARSYSPARHRAWLRRRKLQS; from the coding sequence CTGTGCAAAAGCGCAGCGCGCGCTTCGCTTCCGCCCGCGGAAAGGGTCGACGCAGGTACCGGTGAACCGCCACTCACGCATGTCAGACTGGTGTGGCGCGGCGGCGTGCAGGAAGACTGGCTTCGGTTCGGCAAGCCCGTTGAAGAGCGCATTCTTGATCGCCGGACGCGTATCGAAAGCTATGCTCCCGGACAGGTCTTTGCCTTGGTTCGGTGGGCTTCGAACGATTACGGGACTATCCGCTCGGCGTTCGCGATCGCCCGCGCCGTCAGCATCGGCGACCCGTTGACCACATTGCCGCAGGTCGATCCCGGCGCGCAAATCCTGTTGTCGGTGAAAGGCTGGCCCAAAGTCCGCCAGGCCTTTGCGCTGATCGATGCGATCGAGGAGCACGGCATCGATCCCTGCGATGTGGCTCCGGACCACTGGCGTCATGTCCACAACAGGCTGGCAGCGGGCATGCAGGCACGTTCCTATTCCCCTGCGCGCCATCGCGCCTGGCTGCGGCGGCGAAAGCTGCAATCATGA
- a CDS encoding replication initiator protein A: MRTSDGEAGQLDLFVGAGSDIAARDAQDLMAWPFFSLAKTKRVKPIDFRMGEVAILVEATAEHGMATIWDADVLIWVASQIVEARDAGKATSRLIAATPHEILTFTRRGTGKAGYERLKAALDRLQSTSIATSIRQDGARRRRRFSWINEWRERLDDKGRALGIEMILPDWLYEGVLDRALVLTIDPAYFALTGGLERWLYRIVRKHGGKQKGGWSFDISHLHVKSGALSPLKRFAFEVRTIVRRQSLPGYSLALEHQFGRERLLFVATPVDPFTAARRRIGLPLVEKGV; the protein is encoded by the coding sequence TTGAGGACATCGGACGGCGAGGCCGGACAGCTCGACCTGTTCGTCGGCGCGGGCAGCGACATCGCCGCGCGCGATGCCCAGGACCTGATGGCCTGGCCTTTCTTCAGCCTTGCCAAGACGAAGCGGGTGAAGCCGATCGACTTTCGTATGGGCGAGGTCGCCATTCTGGTCGAAGCGACCGCCGAGCATGGAATGGCTACGATCTGGGATGCCGATGTGCTGATCTGGGTAGCGAGCCAGATCGTCGAGGCGCGCGATGCCGGCAAAGCCACCTCGCGCCTGATCGCTGCGACGCCCCATGAAATCCTGACCTTCACCCGGCGCGGAACCGGAAAAGCTGGCTACGAGCGCCTGAAGGCGGCGCTCGACCGATTGCAGTCGACCAGCATCGCCACCTCGATCCGGCAGGACGGAGCACGGCGACGCCGACGATTTTCCTGGATCAACGAATGGCGCGAACGGCTCGATGACAAGGGGCGCGCACTCGGCATCGAAATGATCCTGCCAGACTGGCTCTACGAGGGCGTGCTCGACCGTGCGCTCGTCCTGACCATCGACCCGGCTTATTTCGCGCTCACCGGCGGTCTCGAACGCTGGCTCTATCGCATCGTTCGCAAACACGGCGGGAAGCAGAAGGGCGGGTGGAGTTTCGACATTTCGCACCTGCATGTGAAATCGGGCGCGCTCTCGCCATTGAAGCGCTTCGCTTTCGAAGTGCGGACCATCGTCCGCCGCCAGTCCCTGCCGGGCTACAGTCTCGCTCTTGAGCACCAGTTCGGCCGCGAGCGCCTCCTGTTCGTCGCGACGCCTGTCGATCCCTTTACAGCTGCGCGGCGCCGCATCGGTCTGCCCCTTGTGGAAAAGGGCGTGTGA
- a CDS encoding AlpA family transcriptional regulator, which translates to MPAVPDPVRPRYLRTPDAAVHLGLSPRTLEKHRCYGTGPVYHKLGGRIVYRPEDLDAWAEQGLRRSTSDPGTGIVHPAKRIDGYTGPVRR; encoded by the coding sequence ATGCCCGCCGTCCCCGATCCGGTCCGCCCCCGTTACCTGCGCACCCCCGATGCCGCGGTGCATCTGGGGCTTTCGCCGCGCACGCTCGAGAAGCACAGATGCTATGGAACAGGGCCGGTATACCACAAGCTCGGAGGCCGCATCGTTTACCGGCCCGAAGATCTCGACGCCTGGGCCGAGCAGGGCCTGCGCCGTTCGACCAGCGATCCGGGCACGGGCATCGTCCATCCTGCCAAGCGGATCGACGGCTACACCGGTCCGGTCCGGCGCTGA
- a CDS encoding single-stranded DNA-binding protein, with protein MTNIAILTGRIARDPETRETQGGTNVTGITVVTDRPARDKDGKTYKDENGYTAKESEFHRVTCFNGLAKTVGQYCSKGQLVSVQGRIHYTQWEDKDGVTRYGTEILADKVDFLSRGNGSGDDNDNTDAPEID; from the coding sequence ATGACCAATATCGCAATCCTCACTGGCCGCATCGCCCGCGATCCGGAAACCCGCGAGACCCAGGGCGGAACCAACGTCACCGGGATCACCGTCGTCACCGATCGCCCCGCACGCGACAAGGACGGCAAGACCTACAAGGACGAGAACGGTTACACCGCCAAGGAAAGCGAGTTCCACCGGGTGACCTGTTTCAACGGCCTCGCCAAGACCGTCGGCCAGTATTGCTCCAAGGGCCAGCTGGTCAGTGTCCAGGGCCGCATCCACTACACCCAGTGGGAGGACAAGGACGGCGTCACGCGCTACGGCACCGAGATCCTCGCCGACAAGGTCGACTTCCTCTCCCGCGGCAATGGCTCGGGTGACGACAACGACAACACCGACGCTCCCGAGATCGACTGA
- a CDS encoding DUF2231 domain-containing protein: MAIVAASLLFVGPVQAHGDEKHGEETSAAPAAANGDAHDQAAMAQMGDGGAVGEPSAGHDEASGGHDEAGGHADEGDSGVIAVLKKLHPATIHFPIALFLMAAATELFVMRRKGAGLESAVRVLVYGGATGAVIAALFGWIHTGLWFGGDTVMQVHRWNGMLIAVLGIAMAYLASRPSQSRAWLRTAIFSMAALILVQGFLGGELAHGPNHLGISWL, from the coding sequence ATGGCTATCGTGGCCGCCAGCTTGCTCTTCGTCGGACCAGTTCAGGCTCATGGCGACGAAAAACACGGCGAAGAGACGAGCGCCGCGCCTGCCGCCGCGAATGGCGATGCGCACGACCAGGCGGCCATGGCGCAGATGGGCGACGGCGGAGCGGTTGGCGAGCCCTCAGCCGGGCACGACGAAGCAAGTGGAGGCCATGACGAGGCTGGTGGCCATGCTGATGAGGGCGATTCCGGCGTCATCGCCGTCCTGAAAAAACTGCATCCGGCAACGATCCATTTCCCGATTGCCTTGTTTCTCATGGCTGCGGCCACCGAATTGTTCGTGATGCGCCGGAAAGGAGCGGGCCTGGAAAGTGCGGTGCGCGTACTCGTTTACGGCGGAGCGACCGGTGCGGTGATAGCCGCACTATTCGGATGGATTCACACCGGGCTATGGTTCGGCGGCGATACCGTCATGCAGGTGCATCGATGGAACGGTATGCTGATCGCGGTTCTCGGTATTGCGATGGCATACCTCGCGAGCAGGCCGAGCCAGAGCCGCGCATGGTTGCGTACGGCTATCTTCTCGATGGCGGCACTTATTCTGGTGCAGGGCTTCCTTGGCGGCGAGCTCGCGCATGGGCCAAACCATCTCGGAATTTCCTGGCTCTGA
- a CDS encoding PepSY domain-containing protein produces the protein MATRSFKLRLHVLGNKLHKWLAVFVGVQVLLWMITGALMSFLDIEEVRSEHVVSRAPEVLPADAVLPQWLDSREGVVSLATRAVGGRAVTEVRRDDGSVTLRDPDSGILLSPLPAASAQAIARYAWTGPPTTIATTRLIEDAVGTEFRGPFPAWQITYGDEDNTRVYIDASSGSVLAARSDTWRLFDFVWGLHIMDWTQRDRINSWWLLLFGIGGTIIALSGFVLLANRFPRIRRRAKPAPNAP, from the coding sequence TTGGCGACACGCTCTTTCAAGCTGCGTCTTCATGTGCTGGGCAACAAGCTTCACAAATGGCTAGCAGTCTTTGTCGGCGTCCAGGTGCTACTGTGGATGATCACCGGGGCGCTGATGTCGTTCCTCGACATCGAAGAGGTCCGGTCCGAACATGTCGTTTCGCGCGCACCGGAGGTCCTGCCCGCTGATGCTGTCCTGCCCCAATGGCTCGATAGCAGGGAGGGGGTGGTTTCCCTTGCGACGCGCGCGGTCGGCGGCAGGGCCGTAACCGAGGTCCGCCGGGACGATGGAAGCGTCACGCTCCGCGACCCGGACAGCGGCATTCTCCTTTCGCCTCTTCCCGCTGCAAGCGCACAGGCCATCGCTCGCTATGCCTGGACCGGGCCACCAACCACCATAGCGACCACGCGCCTCATCGAAGATGCTGTCGGGACCGAATTCCGGGGTCCGTTTCCGGCGTGGCAGATCACCTATGGCGATGAGGACAATACCCGCGTCTACATCGATGCATCGAGCGGCTCGGTGCTCGCTGCCCGCAGCGACACCTGGCGCCTGTTCGATTTTGTCTGGGGGCTGCATATCATGGACTGGACGCAGCGCGACCGGATCAACAGCTGGTGGCTGCTATTGTTCGGGATCGGCGGGACAATCATCGCGCTTTCGGGCTTTGTCCTGCTTGCCAACCGGTTTCCCAGGATCAGGCGGCGGGCGAAACCTGCGCCCAACGCTCCCTAA
- a CDS encoding nuclear transport factor 2 family protein, giving the protein MDHSAHSDPAASTQMDHSAQDMDHAEHMAAMNDDVAGAEAVLTSYRDALTSRDAEAMAALFAEESFVYENGKAEGSFTHYMEHHLGPELDAITSFTFGEPTLAVTRMGHMAYGRETYTYRIELADGRVIDREGVATSVLAHDADGWKIVQYHSSSRAPRNN; this is encoded by the coding sequence ATGGATCATTCTGCGCACTCGGACCCTGCGGCTTCGACGCAGATGGACCATTCGGCCCAGGACATGGACCATGCTGAGCATATGGCTGCGATGAACGATGACGTTGCTGGCGCAGAAGCGGTTCTGACATCATATCGCGATGCCCTGACGTCGCGCGATGCAGAGGCCATGGCCGCGCTGTTTGCCGAGGAATCCTTCGTTTACGAAAACGGCAAGGCGGAAGGCAGCTTCACGCATTACATGGAGCATCACCTAGGACCGGAACTCGATGCAATAACCAGCTTCACCTTCGGCGAACCGACGCTCGCAGTCACCCGGATGGGACATATGGCGTATGGCCGCGAAACGTACACCTATCGGATCGAACTGGCCGACGGTCGCGTAATCGACCGCGAAGGGGTTGCGACCTCGGTCCTCGCCCATGATGCAGATGGCTGGAAGATCGTTCAGTACCATTCATCGTCACGCGCACCGCGTAACAACTGA
- a CDS encoding copper resistance protein B, which translates to MDHSTMDHSTMDHGSMPQGRPSEGAMDHSQMNHGDMGQAEASSLSMDRGQMDHSQMNHGQTGSQDMQGMDHSAMQMSSNDDIPLLPPPPEAGSGPARAAVAIWGEEAMNEARRELVRETDGGMRFWFQGDRLEYRAREGADGYLWDIQGYYGGDIDKFWFKSEGEGSFGEPVEGAEVQALWSRAIAPFFDLQTGVRQDLTGPERTHAVIGIQGIAPYQFEVDVAAFVSNKGDVTARFEGELDQRITQRLILQPRAEIALSAQDIPELGIGAGLDRIEAGLRLRYEFAREFAPYVGVSQEWRIGQSADFARAAGEDPSVTNYVVGMRFWF; encoded by the coding sequence ATGGACCATTCGACGATGGACCATTCGACGATGGATCATGGCTCGATGCCGCAGGGCAGGCCTAGCGAAGGCGCGATGGATCATTCGCAGATGAACCACGGCGACATGGGGCAGGCGGAAGCCAGCAGCTTGTCGATGGACCGTGGGCAGATGGATCACAGCCAGATGAACCATGGGCAGACGGGATCGCAGGACATGCAGGGCATGGACCATTCGGCGATGCAGATGAGCTCGAACGACGATATCCCGCTGCTGCCGCCTCCTCCCGAAGCTGGGAGCGGTCCCGCGCGCGCGGCGGTTGCGATCTGGGGCGAGGAAGCCATGAACGAAGCGCGGCGCGAACTTGTCCGCGAGACCGACGGCGGGATGCGCTTCTGGTTTCAGGGCGACCGGCTCGAATACCGCGCCCGCGAGGGAGCGGATGGATATCTTTGGGACATCCAGGGCTATTATGGTGGTGATATCGACAAGTTCTGGTTCAAATCCGAGGGCGAAGGCAGCTTCGGTGAGCCTGTCGAGGGAGCCGAAGTCCAGGCACTCTGGAGCCGGGCGATCGCTCCCTTTTTCGACCTGCAGACAGGTGTGCGCCAGGATTTGACAGGACCCGAGCGCACCCATGCTGTCATTGGCATACAGGGCATTGCTCCCTACCAGTTCGAGGTCGACGTTGCAGCGTTCGTATCGAACAAGGGTGATGTAACCGCGCGCTTCGAGGGCGAGCTTGATCAGCGCATCACGCAGCGGCTGATCCTCCAGCCGCGAGCCGAAATCGCTCTTTCGGCTCAGGATATTCCCGAACTCGGCATTGGCGCTGGCCTCGACCGGATCGAGGCAGGTCTGCGTCTTCGCTACGAGTTCGCACGCGAATTCGCGCCCTATGTCGGCGTCTCCCAGGAGTGGCGGATCGGTCAGAGTGCCGATTTTGCACGCGCCGCAGGGGAAGACCCTAGCGTGACGAATTACGTCGTGGGCATGCGATTCTGGTTTTAA